A genomic region of Lycorma delicatula isolate Av1 chromosome 4, ASM4794821v1, whole genome shotgun sequence contains the following coding sequences:
- the LOC142324199 gene encoding ketosamine-3-kinase-like isoform X1, whose amino-acid sequence MKSHSPCIGEPNLRMEEALKTALGTKTLNRTGHSGGGCINQGEAYITDNGTVFVKRNKKSKARLMFDGEYAGLKAIAATKTVTVPKPIIVLDNPDGGACLVMEYLEMKGLRRWSAKLGEEMAKLHLHNESLKNKPPHKDKDADNPPLEYVTQFGFHTTTCCGYIPQENAWCDDWVSFFARNRLDYQFRLLGKEKGDREANELWSRLQLVLPRFFKDIEIKPSLLHGDLWGGNSAEIKESPVIFDPATFYGHHEYDLAIAGMFGGFSKSFYDAYHKRIPKAPGFEARHKLYTLFHYLNHWNHFGGGYRGSSISVMHSLLKSVG is encoded by the exons ATGAAATCGCATTCACCGTGTATTGGCGAACCTAACCTACGAATGGAAGAAGCACTGAAAACTGCTCTCGgtacaaaaactttaaatagaacTGGTCACAGCGGTGGAGGTTGTATTAATCAAGGCGAAGCATATATTACTGACAATGGGActgtttttgttaaaagaaataaaaagtcaaag GCGAGATTAATGTTTGATGGTGAATATGCAGGATTAAAAGCAATTGCAGCTACAAAAACAGTTACTGTACCAAAACCTATAATTGTACTAGATAATCCAGATGGAGGAGCTTGTTTAGTAATGGAATATTTGGAAATGAAAGGATTACGAAGATGGTCAGCCAAATTAGGTGAAGAAATggcaaaattacatttacataatgagagtttaaaaaataaaccaccaCATAAAGATAAGGATGCTGATAATCCTCCTTTGGAATATGTAACACAGTTTGGGTTTCATACTACGACATGCTGTGGCTATATTCCTCAAGAGAATGCATGGTGTGATGATTGGGTG tcttTCTTTGCCAGAAATCGCCTGGATTATCAATTCAGACTTCTTGGAAAGGAG aaaggtGATAGAGAAGCAAATGAGTTATGGTCAAGACTTCAGTTGGTCTTACCAAGATTTTTTAAGGATATTGAAATTAAGCCATCTCTTCTTCATGGAGATTTATGGGGTGGAAATTCGGCTGAAATTAAAGAAAGTCCAG TAATATTTGATCCAGCCACTTTTTATGGTCATCATGAATATGATCTTGCGATAGCAGGTATGTTTGGTGGTTTCAGCAAAAGTTTTTATGATGCTTATCATAAACGAATTCCAAAAGCTCCGGGATTTGAAGCTAgacataaattatatacattgttTCATTATCTTAATCACTG GAATCATTTTGGAGGTGGATATCGTGGGTCCAGTATTTCTGTCATGCATAGCCTTTTAAAGAGTGTTGGTTGA
- the LOC142324199 gene encoding ketosamine-3-kinase-like isoform X9 — MKSHSPCIGEPNLRMEEALKTALGTKTLNRTGHSGGGCINQGEAYITDNGTVFVKRNKKSKARLMFDGEYAGLKAIAATKTVTVPKPIIVLDNPDGGACLVMEYLEMKGLRRWSAKLGEEMAKLHLHNESLKNKPPHKDKDADNPPLEYVTQFGFHTTTCCGYIPQENAWCDDWVSFFARNRLDYQFRLLGKEKGDREANELWSRLQLVLPRFFKDIEIKPSLLHGDLWGGNSAEIKESPVIFDPATFYGHHEYDLAIAGMFGGFSKSFYDAYHKRIPKAPGFEARHKLYTLFHYLNH; from the exons ATGAAATCGCATTCACCGTGTATTGGCGAACCTAACCTACGAATGGAAGAAGCACTGAAAACTGCTCTCGgtacaaaaactttaaatagaacTGGTCACAGCGGTGGAGGTTGTATTAATCAAGGCGAAGCATATATTACTGACAATGGGActgtttttgttaaaagaaataaaaagtcaaag GCGAGATTAATGTTTGATGGTGAATATGCAGGATTAAAAGCAATTGCAGCTACAAAAACAGTTACTGTACCAAAACCTATAATTGTACTAGATAATCCAGATGGAGGAGCTTGTTTAGTAATGGAATATTTGGAAATGAAAGGATTACGAAGATGGTCAGCCAAATTAGGTGAAGAAATggcaaaattacatttacataatgagagtttaaaaaataaaccaccaCATAAAGATAAGGATGCTGATAATCCTCCTTTGGAATATGTAACACAGTTTGGGTTTCATACTACGACATGCTGTGGCTATATTCCTCAAGAGAATGCATGGTGTGATGATTGGGTG tcttTCTTTGCCAGAAATCGCCTGGATTATCAATTCAGACTTCTTGGAAAGGAG aaaggtGATAGAGAAGCAAATGAGTTATGGTCAAGACTTCAGTTGGTCTTACCAAGATTTTTTAAGGATATTGAAATTAAGCCATCTCTTCTTCATGGAGATTTATGGGGTGGAAATTCGGCTGAAATTAAAGAAAGTCCAG TAATATTTGATCCAGCCACTTTTTATGGTCATCATGAATATGATCTTGCGATAGCAGGTATGTTTGGTGGTTTCAGCAAAAGTTTTTATGATGCTTATCATAAACGAATTCCAAAAGCTCCGGGATTTGAAGCTAgacataaattatatacattgttTCATTATCTTAATCACTG
- the LOC142324199 gene encoding ketosamine-3-kinase-like isoform X7 codes for MKSHSPCIGEPNLRMEEALKTALGTKTLNRTGHSGGGCINQGEAYITDNGTVFVKRNKKSKARLMFDGEYAGLKAIAATKTVTVPKPIIVLDNPDGGACLVMEYLEMKGLRRWSAKLGEEMAKLHLHNESLKNKPPHKDKDADNPPLEYVTQFGFHTTTCCGYIPQENAWCDDWVSFFARNRLDYQFRLLGKEKGDREANELWSRLQLVLPRFFKDIEIKPSLLHGDLWGGNSAEIKESPVIFDPATFYGHHEYDLAIAGMFGGFSKSFYDAYHKRIPKAPGFEARHKLYTLFHYLNH; via the exons ATGAAATCGCATTCACCGTGTATTGGCGAACCTAACCTACGAATGGAAGAAGCACTGAAAACTGCTCTCGgtacaaaaactttaaatagaacTGGTCACAGCGGTGGAGGTTGTATTAATCAAGGCGAAGCATATATTACTGACAATGGGActgtttttgttaaaagaaataaaaagtcaaag GCGAGATTAATGTTTGATGGTGAATATGCAGGATTAAAAGCAATTGCAGCTACAAAAACAGTTACTGTACCAAAACCTATAATTGTACTAGATAATCCAGATGGAGGAGCTTGTTTAGTAATGGAATATTTGGAAATGAAAGGATTACGAAGATGGTCAGCCAAATTAGGTGAAGAAATggcaaaattacatttacataatgagagtttaaaaaataaaccaccaCATAAAGATAAGGATGCTGATAATCCTCCTTTGGAATATGTAACACAGTTTGGGTTTCATACTACGACATGCTGTGGCTATATTCCTCAAGAGAATGCATGGTGTGATGATTGGGTG tcttTCTTTGCCAGAAATCGCCTGGATTATCAATTCAGACTTCTTGGAAAGGAG aaaggtGATAGAGAAGCAAATGAGTTATGGTCAAGACTTCAGTTGGTCTTACCAAGATTTTTTAAGGATATTGAAATTAAGCCATCTCTTCTTCATGGAGATTTATGGGGTGGAAATTCGGCTGAAATTAAAGAAAGTCCAG TAATATTTGATCCAGCCACTTTTTATGGTCATCATGAATATGATCTTGCGATAGCAGGTATGTTTGGTGGTTTCAGCAAAAGTTTTTATGATGCTTATCATAAACGAATTCCAAAAGCTCCGGGATTTGAAGCTAgacataaattatatacattgttTCATTATCTTAATCACTG A
- the LOC142324199 gene encoding ketosamine-3-kinase-like isoform X6 has translation MKSHSPCIGEPNLRMEEALKTALGTKTLNRTGHSGGGCINQGEAYITDNGTVFVKRNKKSKARLMFDGEYAGLKAIAATKTVTVPKPIIVLDNPDGGACLVMEYLEMKGLRRWSAKLGEEMAKLHLHNESLKNKPPHKDKDADNPPLEYVTQFGFHTTTCCGYIPQENAWCDDWVSFFARNRLDYQFRLLGKEKGDREANELWSRLQLVLPRFFKDIEIKPSLLHGDLWGGNSAEIKESPVIFDPATFYGHHEYDLAIAGMFGGFSKSFYDAYHKRIPKAPGFEARHKLYTLFHYLNHWYSVTLL, from the exons ATGAAATCGCATTCACCGTGTATTGGCGAACCTAACCTACGAATGGAAGAAGCACTGAAAACTGCTCTCGgtacaaaaactttaaatagaacTGGTCACAGCGGTGGAGGTTGTATTAATCAAGGCGAAGCATATATTACTGACAATGGGActgtttttgttaaaagaaataaaaagtcaaag GCGAGATTAATGTTTGATGGTGAATATGCAGGATTAAAAGCAATTGCAGCTACAAAAACAGTTACTGTACCAAAACCTATAATTGTACTAGATAATCCAGATGGAGGAGCTTGTTTAGTAATGGAATATTTGGAAATGAAAGGATTACGAAGATGGTCAGCCAAATTAGGTGAAGAAATggcaaaattacatttacataatgagagtttaaaaaataaaccaccaCATAAAGATAAGGATGCTGATAATCCTCCTTTGGAATATGTAACACAGTTTGGGTTTCATACTACGACATGCTGTGGCTATATTCCTCAAGAGAATGCATGGTGTGATGATTGGGTG tcttTCTTTGCCAGAAATCGCCTGGATTATCAATTCAGACTTCTTGGAAAGGAG aaaggtGATAGAGAAGCAAATGAGTTATGGTCAAGACTTCAGTTGGTCTTACCAAGATTTTTTAAGGATATTGAAATTAAGCCATCTCTTCTTCATGGAGATTTATGGGGTGGAAATTCGGCTGAAATTAAAGAAAGTCCAG TAATATTTGATCCAGCCACTTTTTATGGTCATCATGAATATGATCTTGCGATAGCAGGTATGTTTGGTGGTTTCAGCAAAAGTTTTTATGATGCTTATCATAAACGAATTCCAAAAGCTCCGGGATTTGAAGCTAgacataaattatatacattgttTCATTATCTTAATCACTG
- the LOC142324199 gene encoding ketosamine-3-kinase-like isoform X5, with product MKSHSPCIGEPNLRMEEALKTALGTKTLNRTGHSGGGCINQGEAYITDNGTVFVKRNKKSKARLMFDGEYAGLKAIAATKTVTVPKPIIVLDNPDGGACLVMEYLEMKGLRRWSAKLGEEMAKLHLHNESLKNKPPHKDKDADNPPLEYVTQFGFHTTTCCGYIPQENAWCDDWVSFFARNRLDYQFRLLGKEKGDREANELWSRLQLVLPRFFKDIEIKPSLLHGDLWGGNSAEIKESPVIFDPATFYGHHEYDLAIAGMFGGFSKSFYDAYHKRIPKAPGFEARHKLYTLFHYLNHCRQGRYML from the exons ATGAAATCGCATTCACCGTGTATTGGCGAACCTAACCTACGAATGGAAGAAGCACTGAAAACTGCTCTCGgtacaaaaactttaaatagaacTGGTCACAGCGGTGGAGGTTGTATTAATCAAGGCGAAGCATATATTACTGACAATGGGActgtttttgttaaaagaaataaaaagtcaaag GCGAGATTAATGTTTGATGGTGAATATGCAGGATTAAAAGCAATTGCAGCTACAAAAACAGTTACTGTACCAAAACCTATAATTGTACTAGATAATCCAGATGGAGGAGCTTGTTTAGTAATGGAATATTTGGAAATGAAAGGATTACGAAGATGGTCAGCCAAATTAGGTGAAGAAATggcaaaattacatttacataatgagagtttaaaaaataaaccaccaCATAAAGATAAGGATGCTGATAATCCTCCTTTGGAATATGTAACACAGTTTGGGTTTCATACTACGACATGCTGTGGCTATATTCCTCAAGAGAATGCATGGTGTGATGATTGGGTG tcttTCTTTGCCAGAAATCGCCTGGATTATCAATTCAGACTTCTTGGAAAGGAG aaaggtGATAGAGAAGCAAATGAGTTATGGTCAAGACTTCAGTTGGTCTTACCAAGATTTTTTAAGGATATTGAAATTAAGCCATCTCTTCTTCATGGAGATTTATGGGGTGGAAATTCGGCTGAAATTAAAGAAAGTCCAG TAATATTTGATCCAGCCACTTTTTATGGTCATCATGAATATGATCTTGCGATAGCAGGTATGTTTGGTGGTTTCAGCAAAAGTTTTTATGATGCTTATCATAAACGAATTCCAAAAGCTCCGGGATTTGAAGCTAgacataaattatatacattgttTCATTATCTTAATCACTG
- the LOC142324199 gene encoding ketosamine-3-kinase-like isoform X4 — protein MKSHSPCIGEPNLRMEEALKTALGTKTLNRTGHSGGGCINQGEAYITDNGTVFVKRNKKSKARLMFDGEYAGLKAIAATKTVTVPKPIIVLDNPDGGACLVMEYLEMKGLRRWSAKLGEEMAKLHLHNESLKNKPPHKDKDADNPPLEYVTQFGFHTTTCCGYIPQENAWCDDWVSFFARNRLDYQFRLLGKEKGDREANELWSRLQLVLPRFFKDIEIKPSLLHGDLWGGNSAEIKESPVIFDPATFYGHHEYDLAIAGMFGGFSKSFYDAYHKRIPKAPGFEARHKLYTLFHYLNHWQITFGYGN, from the exons ATGAAATCGCATTCACCGTGTATTGGCGAACCTAACCTACGAATGGAAGAAGCACTGAAAACTGCTCTCGgtacaaaaactttaaatagaacTGGTCACAGCGGTGGAGGTTGTATTAATCAAGGCGAAGCATATATTACTGACAATGGGActgtttttgttaaaagaaataaaaagtcaaag GCGAGATTAATGTTTGATGGTGAATATGCAGGATTAAAAGCAATTGCAGCTACAAAAACAGTTACTGTACCAAAACCTATAATTGTACTAGATAATCCAGATGGAGGAGCTTGTTTAGTAATGGAATATTTGGAAATGAAAGGATTACGAAGATGGTCAGCCAAATTAGGTGAAGAAATggcaaaattacatttacataatgagagtttaaaaaataaaccaccaCATAAAGATAAGGATGCTGATAATCCTCCTTTGGAATATGTAACACAGTTTGGGTTTCATACTACGACATGCTGTGGCTATATTCCTCAAGAGAATGCATGGTGTGATGATTGGGTG tcttTCTTTGCCAGAAATCGCCTGGATTATCAATTCAGACTTCTTGGAAAGGAG aaaggtGATAGAGAAGCAAATGAGTTATGGTCAAGACTTCAGTTGGTCTTACCAAGATTTTTTAAGGATATTGAAATTAAGCCATCTCTTCTTCATGGAGATTTATGGGGTGGAAATTCGGCTGAAATTAAAGAAAGTCCAG TAATATTTGATCCAGCCACTTTTTATGGTCATCATGAATATGATCTTGCGATAGCAGGTATGTTTGGTGGTTTCAGCAAAAGTTTTTATGATGCTTATCATAAACGAATTCCAAAAGCTCCGGGATTTGAAGCTAgacataaattatatacattgttTCATTATCTTAATCACTG GCAAATAACATTTGGATATGGAAATTAA
- the LOC142324199 gene encoding ketosamine-3-kinase-like isoform X2, whose product MKSHSPCIGEPNLRMEEALKTALGTKTLNRTGHSGGGCINQGEAYITDNGTVFVKRNKKSKARLMFDGEYAGLKAIAATKTVTVPKPIIVLDNPDGGACLVMEYLEMKGLRRWSAKLGEEMAKLHLHNESLKNKPPHKDKDADNPPLEYVTQFGFHTTTCCGYIPQENAWCDDWVSFFARNRLDYQFRLLGKEKGDREANELWSRLQLVLPRFFKDIEIKPSLLHGDLWGGNSAEIKESPVIFDPATFYGHHEYDLAIAGMFGGFSKSFYDAYHKRIPKAPGFEARHKLYTLFHYLNHWSLISVFARGTRHLF is encoded by the exons ATGAAATCGCATTCACCGTGTATTGGCGAACCTAACCTACGAATGGAAGAAGCACTGAAAACTGCTCTCGgtacaaaaactttaaatagaacTGGTCACAGCGGTGGAGGTTGTATTAATCAAGGCGAAGCATATATTACTGACAATGGGActgtttttgttaaaagaaataaaaagtcaaag GCGAGATTAATGTTTGATGGTGAATATGCAGGATTAAAAGCAATTGCAGCTACAAAAACAGTTACTGTACCAAAACCTATAATTGTACTAGATAATCCAGATGGAGGAGCTTGTTTAGTAATGGAATATTTGGAAATGAAAGGATTACGAAGATGGTCAGCCAAATTAGGTGAAGAAATggcaaaattacatttacataatgagagtttaaaaaataaaccaccaCATAAAGATAAGGATGCTGATAATCCTCCTTTGGAATATGTAACACAGTTTGGGTTTCATACTACGACATGCTGTGGCTATATTCCTCAAGAGAATGCATGGTGTGATGATTGGGTG tcttTCTTTGCCAGAAATCGCCTGGATTATCAATTCAGACTTCTTGGAAAGGAG aaaggtGATAGAGAAGCAAATGAGTTATGGTCAAGACTTCAGTTGGTCTTACCAAGATTTTTTAAGGATATTGAAATTAAGCCATCTCTTCTTCATGGAGATTTATGGGGTGGAAATTCGGCTGAAATTAAAGAAAGTCCAG TAATATTTGATCCAGCCACTTTTTATGGTCATCATGAATATGATCTTGCGATAGCAGGTATGTTTGGTGGTTTCAGCAAAAGTTTTTATGATGCTTATCATAAACGAATTCCAAAAGCTCCGGGATTTGAAGCTAgacataaattatatacattgttTCATTATCTTAATCACTG GTCATTAATTTCAGTATTTGCCAGAGGAACCAGAcatctattttga
- the LOC142324199 gene encoding ketosamine-3-kinase-like isoform X3 yields the protein MKSHSPCIGEPNLRMEEALKTALGTKTLNRTGHSGGGCINQGEAYITDNGTVFVKRNKKSKARLMFDGEYAGLKAIAATKTVTVPKPIIVLDNPDGGACLVMEYLEMKGLRRWSAKLGEEMAKLHLHNESLKNKPPHKDKDADNPPLEYVTQFGFHTTTCCGYIPQENAWCDDWVSFFARNRLDYQFRLLGKEKGDREANELWSRLQLVLPRFFKDIEIKPSLLHGDLWGGNSAEIKESPVIFDPATFYGHHEYDLAIAGMFGGFSKSFYDAYHKRIPKAPGFEARHKLYTLFHYLNHCICNISQHVTLL from the exons ATGAAATCGCATTCACCGTGTATTGGCGAACCTAACCTACGAATGGAAGAAGCACTGAAAACTGCTCTCGgtacaaaaactttaaatagaacTGGTCACAGCGGTGGAGGTTGTATTAATCAAGGCGAAGCATATATTACTGACAATGGGActgtttttgttaaaagaaataaaaagtcaaag GCGAGATTAATGTTTGATGGTGAATATGCAGGATTAAAAGCAATTGCAGCTACAAAAACAGTTACTGTACCAAAACCTATAATTGTACTAGATAATCCAGATGGAGGAGCTTGTTTAGTAATGGAATATTTGGAAATGAAAGGATTACGAAGATGGTCAGCCAAATTAGGTGAAGAAATggcaaaattacatttacataatgagagtttaaaaaataaaccaccaCATAAAGATAAGGATGCTGATAATCCTCCTTTGGAATATGTAACACAGTTTGGGTTTCATACTACGACATGCTGTGGCTATATTCCTCAAGAGAATGCATGGTGTGATGATTGGGTG tcttTCTTTGCCAGAAATCGCCTGGATTATCAATTCAGACTTCTTGGAAAGGAG aaaggtGATAGAGAAGCAAATGAGTTATGGTCAAGACTTCAGTTGGTCTTACCAAGATTTTTTAAGGATATTGAAATTAAGCCATCTCTTCTTCATGGAGATTTATGGGGTGGAAATTCGGCTGAAATTAAAGAAAGTCCAG TAATATTTGATCCAGCCACTTTTTATGGTCATCATGAATATGATCTTGCGATAGCAGGTATGTTTGGTGGTTTCAGCAAAAGTTTTTATGATGCTTATCATAAACGAATTCCAAAAGCTCCGGGATTTGAAGCTAgacataaattatatacattgttTCATTATCTTAATCACTG CATATGCAACATATCACAACATGTAACGTTACTGTAG